GCGCACGCTGCCGCGCAAGAAGAAGCACGACAAGGAAGGCGACGGCGAGGCCGAGAAGCGGCGCTTTCCGGAAGAGCCGCAGGAGAACCTGCTTTACTTCATCGAGAAGAATGCCCCGCTCCTGGAGCCCTGGCAGCGCGAGATCGTGCGCATCGTGCGCAAGGTGGCGCAGTACTTTTATCCGCAGCGCCAGACACAGGTGATGAACGAGGGCTGGGCCACCTTCTGGCACCACCACCTGCTCAACACCATGTACGACGACGGTCATCTCGCCGAGGGCATGATGATCGAGTGGCTGAAGTCGCACACGAACGTGATCTACCAGCCGCCGGTGGGACACCGTGCATACAGCGGCATCAACCCCTATGCGCTCGGCTTCGCGATGTACACGGACATCAAGCGCATCTGCGAAAAGCCGACCGATGAGGATCGGCTCTGGTTCCCCGACATCGCCGGGAAGGATTGGCTCGAGACCATCGACCATGCCATGCGCAACTTCAAGGACGAGAGCTTTGTCGGCCAGTACCTGTCGCCCAACATGATGCGCGAATTCCGGCTCTTCTCCATCGTCGACGACGAGAAGGAAAGCGAGCTCGAGGTTTCGGCCATCCACGACGAAACGGGCTACCGTCGCGTGCGCGAAGCGCTGTCGCATCAATACGATCTCGGCACGCGCGAGCCCAACATCCAGGTCTGGAGCGTCAATACCCGCGGTGACCGTTCGCTGGTACTGCGCCACACGCAGCACAACGACCGGCCGCTGCACGACAGCGCGCAAGAGGTGTTGAAGCACGTCGCCCGCCTGTGGGGATTCGGCGTTCATCTGGAGAGCGTCGACGGCGCCGGCACGGTGACGAAGCGCTGGTCGGTCCCGGCACCGGCCCACTGAGTCCGTATTTCTGCGGACAACTGCCGGCGGTGGGCAGCGTTACGCTGCTGTTACCGCCACGATCGGCCCTTCAGCGGGTCCGGTCGTGCAAAATTCGGCTGTCGGCGAGGAAACCCCAGGAAAACTTTTCCGATCCGCAACCCCGATTTGCGGTCGATGTCGTTTTCCCGTGCAGCTCTCTGCTGCGCCGTCGCTTTGCCCTCTCACGCATCCATCTTCGATTCAGGCAGTAGGTATGAAGATTCTCGGCATCCAGCTCAGCAAGCCGTCGTTCAACGAGGTGACCGCATCGGCCATCATGGCTGCAGGCCTGTGGCTGGCCATCGTCGCGCTGTGGCGCGTCAGCGAGCAGCCGCTGGACCGGATCGAAGCCGGCGCGGCCCTGCTGGTGGTGTTCTGGGGATGCATCGGCGTGCGCATGGGCATCCGTCTTGACAAGGGCCTTCGCCACCTGGCGGTCAACGTTCTGTGCGGCGGGGCGATTCTCGCGATCTACCACGCCGTGATGGCGCTGGTCGCCTGAGCGGGCTCAGGCTGCGAAGATTTTCCCCGGGTTCATGATGTTCTTGGGGTCGAGAGCGTGCTTGATCGTGCGCATGGCTGCCACAGCGCCGGCGCCCGCTTCGGTCACCAGGAATGCCATCTTGTGCAGCCCGATGCCGTGCTCGCCGGTGCAGGTGCCGTCCAGGCCGAGCGCCCGCGTCACCAGCTGAAGGTTCAGACGCTCGGCCGTCTCCCGCTCCTGCGGCACGTTGGGGTCGATGAGATAGGCGACATGGAAGTTGCCGTCTCCCACATGCCCGACGATGTAGTAAGGCAGTCCTGAGCCGTCGGCCTCGGCGACGGTGTCGAGCAGGCAGTCGGCCAGTCGGGAGATCGGCACGCAGGTGTCGGTCGTCACCG
The Piscinibacter sp. XHJ-5 DNA segment above includes these coding regions:
- a CDS encoding SpoVR family protein produces the protein MTRKNGGTVMANPDPTRDLFDRLPEPKLRSKRAADIVTPPRAEKPLPTPSDWSFELIEQYHTVIKRTAERFGLDTYPNQLEIITAEQMMDAYASVGMPVNYRHWSYGKEFIATEKNYRRGHMGLAYEIVINSNPCISYLMEENTMAMQALVIAHAAYGHNSFFKGNYLFKMWTDASSIIDYLVYAKNYVAECEERHGVDAVEATLDSCHALMNHGVDRYRRPSKLSLAQEQARREEREAYAQRQINDMWRTLPRKKKHDKEGDGEAEKRRFPEEPQENLLYFIEKNAPLLEPWQREIVRIVRKVAQYFYPQRQTQVMNEGWATFWHHHLLNTMYDDGHLAEGMMIEWLKSHTNVIYQPPVGHRAYSGINPYALGFAMYTDIKRICEKPTDEDRLWFPDIAGKDWLETIDHAMRNFKDESFVGQYLSPNMMREFRLFSIVDDEKESELEVSAIHDETGYRRVREALSHQYDLGTREPNIQVWSVNTRGDRSLVLRHTQHNDRPLHDSAQEVLKHVARLWGFGVHLESVDGAGTVTKRWSVPAPAH